A region from the Salvelinus fontinalis isolate EN_2023a unplaced genomic scaffold, ASM2944872v1 scaffold_1096, whole genome shotgun sequence genome encodes:
- the LOC129848676 gene encoding CUB and zona pellucida-like domain-containing protein 1 — translation PTTTTPWPTTTTTTWPTTTTGSLHPSTAPLSKLPLHFSLLVDSVVPSCDEGMYLPRFVQPTPHNGEHLHAEVNKELEFRVKAEATHSTVNDVIVSGPLNITNHMTTQGEFVIRWTPIRDNLGEYFPICFITEGLSGSSVYQSEMRCVVVEVGRRKVKAKVVCNETKMTVEVEKSSVTEIHEDHLRLNDPSNSACDLQRLSNSTHIIGVIPLNACGTQIEEDDDNLIFKNQISTFDNPNDIITRQHQVEIQFYCQYAKRGNVSLGFSAHRDNITVVEKGFGTFTYQFEFYQTSQFTDMVDPRDYPLDVVVKQMIYMDIEAVSTVNNTELFVESCRAAPYDNPNYHPTYPIIENGCIVDETVQIFSPRHQRHFQFGMEAFKFIGMHDQVYISCSVILCEAGNPNTRCAQGCVNSTSPQPAGHHHRKRDAAMQTAKHHISQGPLRLRKSSESSVTTMNMGLLVGCIVAAVAMLCGVMLYKAKTSGVKYQPLTTFET, via the exons cccactaccaccaccccctggcccactacaaccaccaccacctggCCCACTACCACCACAGGAAGCCTGCATCCCTCCACTGCTCCCCTCAGCAAACTCCCTCTGCATTTCTCTCTTCTGG TGGACTCTGTTGTTCCGTCCTGTGATGAGGGTATGTACCTGCCCAGGTTCGTGCAGCCGACACCACACAATGGAGAACATCTCCACGCCGAGGTCAACAAAGAGCTGGAGTTCAGGGTCAAGGCCGAGGCTACACACTCAAC GGTTAATGATGTCATCGTCAGTGGACCGCTGAACATCACCAATCACATGACCACCCAGGGAGAGTTTGTCATCCGGTGGACACCCATCCGGGACAATCTGGGGGAGTATTTCCCCATTTGCTTCATCACTGAGGGGCTTTCTGG ATCTAGTGTGTATCAGTCTGAGATGAGATGTGTTGTGGTGGAGGTCGGACGCAGAAAGG TCAAAGCCAAGGTGGTGTGTAACGAGACCAAGATGACTGTAGAAGTGGAGAAGTCCTCTGTTACTGAAATTCACGAGGACCACCTCCGCCTCAACGATCCCAGTAACTCTGCCTGCGACCTGCAACGCCTCTCTAACAGCACCCACATCATTGGAGTCATCCCCCTCAATGCCTGTGGCACTCAGATAGAG GAGGACGACGACAACCTCATCTTCAAGAACCAAATCAGCACCTTCGACAACCCCAACGACATCATCACCAGGCAGCACCAGGTGGAGATCCAGTTCTACTGCCAGTACGCCAAACGTGGCAACGTGTCCCTGGGCTTCAGTGCACACAGGGACAACATCACGGTGGTGGAGAAAGGCTTCGGCACGTTCACCTACCAGTTTGAGTTCTACCAGACCAGCCAGTTCACCGACATGGTGGATCCCCGTGACTACCCGTTAGACGTGGTGGTGAAGCAGATGATCTACATGGACATAGAGGCCGTGTCCACTGTGAACAACACGGAGCTCTTTGTGGAGTCCTGCAGAGCGGCGCCGTACGACAACCCCAACTACCACCCCACCTACCCCATCATAGAAAACGG GTGCATTGTGGACGAGACGGTTCAAATCTTCTCCCCCCGTCACCAGAGGCATTTCCAGTTCGGAATGGAAGCTTTCAAATTCATCGGAATGCATGACCAG GTGTACATCAGCTGTTCAGTGATCCTGTGTGAGGCTGGGAACCCCAACACCCGGTGTGCCCAGGGCTGCGTCAACTCCACCTCCCCCCAGCCTGCTGGTCACCACCACCGCAAGAGAGATGCCGCCATGCAAACGGCCAAACACCACATTTCCCAGGGTCCTTTGCGCCTGAGAAAGAGTTCAGAGAGCTCAG TGACCACCATGAACATGGGGTTGCTGGTTGGGTGTATCGTAGCAGCCGTTGCCATGCTGTGTGGAGTGATGCTCTACAAGGCCAAAACATCAGGCGTTAAATACCAGCCCCTGACAACATTTGAGACTTAG